From the genome of Acropora palmata chromosome 8, jaAcrPala1.3, whole genome shotgun sequence:
atactttgagggcacttatgacgtcacATCGGTTACCACAGCAacacgccaggtcaacaaaaaggccctctaaacttgttgttgaaaattatcggaaaaactaagtcggtgacctaccgtttttatttctttgttggaaatctccctaaattctttaacttattagagagtatgacaaaaagttatctagtagaatttaagatacaacgaaaaatggcatattacagtttacagaaaattgtactagataaATGTCcgcgaaattttttttatttaaaatgccatcgtgaatgatacgtgcatgcaaaaaatccaGATAGctcaccgcgcaaaatttcgagatagcgacaatttttttccgcaggttttatttccgtttcgcgcgattttacgccgtattttcacttccggtgtgttgcgcgcgctacttttgatcgaaatttgattcattctgctgcCACGTGTTTCTTAGTTAGAGCGTAAATAGACTATTCTCTCGGAACGCGTTTATTTTGGCCCCTTCCTTGTACAGTAGCCTGTGAACGCAGACTATTTTCGGGTCTCACTTGTTCCGCCGAaaataacctttattttatttcgcTTTTTATTTTCGGTTGTTTTAGGCGGAACAAGTGAGAGCCGGAAGTACGTCTGCGTTCGCAGACTATTATACAGCTGCAGATGCTTTTGTAGGTCGAGACAGATAACATAAGTTCTTGTCATTCATTGGTATGAAAATTGTTCTATAGTTTAGCctttatttctttcctttagCCCAACTAATGCATATGGTTGTGCGAACGATAAAAGCTGAAACTTTCAAAGTTTCTGAGTTACCACGTACTGTTCCGTAACTAAACCCGAAGAAATCACGAACTTAATCGAAGGTTGTCGGAATTGTTGCATTCCAAAAATAGCCTTCATACCGAAGGATCTATGAAGTCCTTAGAGACCTATTTACATGGCATATGTCTTCGTAATTGCCTCTTCAAATAATGGACCGAGGTCAAATCTATGAAAACTTTCTATATGCTGCTGCACTTGCAGCGGGTTGTTGCACGTTGGTTCCTCTAAAACTAAATGAATCAGGCTTCCATGGTCGCTGTTTGCTGTTTGGTGACCTCGAACTATTAACGAAAACGGTTGTTCCGGGAAACAGAAcgtattgtttatttgtgttttgttcGTCTTTGGTAAATGCTGTTTTGGCGACACTACTGGGATTTCTCAAATCTTGCTgcataataaaaacaaagggaatgaggtgattttttttaaagttagtACTAGCTAAGAAAATAACTTCCAGAATTCTTCAAAATTAGTAACACCACAAGTACTAAGACCAGGGGCCGGGTACGCTCCTTCATTGATCCCGCCAATATGAAATTTTTGATCTGAGTTAAGTGCACCCCAagggaaattaaaattgtaGGGTCAATTTACTTTCTAAGGACAAAGTATAGGTTTAAATATTTATTCGTGATACGTTAATTAACTTTTTGTGTATTTAACTTTGACTCCAGGGTGGTGTATTTCCAATTTGTAACTAGTATTGTGGCAGCCTTAGCTTGGATCAACAGTTTGGTTTGTGCGGTTTTTATTGTCATTGGTTTGACAGAGTGGTGCAATTCAAtaaaaaacaatggaaatgTTGAAAGGTGAGGAAAGAGTTGTAAACACCGCCGTGCAACTGAGACGTGAACTGATTAATACGGAACACGGCTGAAGGATCAGGGTCTTGCATGGACCAACACTACATTTAGCCCTTCCAGCAAACAGACATTGCATCGATACGCATAATTGTGTAATGTCAGTAACAGATACTTGGTAATTATGTAACCATAGTCACAACATCAAGAAAACACCCCCCTGCAACCCCCCAAAATCAAGGATGAAACTGTACAAAGACTACTTCCACATTCTAAGACTTGGAGGACAGGgttagttttaattttctacTTGATTTGTCTATAAGCTCAAAGACAATGCCCTATTGAAAACACATAATTCTGCAATTCCCCTTCATATGTACTACTGCCCCCAAAGATTTAAGTAAATTCAAGGTTTTAGAGATCAACCATTGCatttattgtattgtattcATTTGTTCCTCCAGTCCCTAAATCACACATAGTTAGAATTATTTTACATGGTATGTTGGAAGGAGAGGAGAGGTGCACATCTAGATAAACTAATGTTGTGCCCCTTTAAGTTACATGTAACAAAGGACTTgagatttttatttaaaaactaaAGGAAGATTGTTAAGTAAataatagaaaagaaaagaaaatgtttcattagAAACATTAGAGATCAACCATATAACTTTGATGCAAGATGCAATAACTAGCTCCATTAATAATTGTGCAACTTTTTACATCTAAAGGGTACCATCtgtatacttttttttaaattagctACTATAGGGTTAAGACTTTCAGTATCTAAAGCATATAATTAAAGCACTCCTTCCCTCACTTAGAATCTTTGCCTGCAAGGtcaatcaaaatttgatgAACTTAATATTTCAAGGATGTGCCCATAAAAGTACACCAGTTTTCTGCTGCTTGaactaaaaattaatactgTTTGGAAGAACAGAAAAATACTGGCCATTGTTAGTTTCCCTTTGCATTGTCCTAGGAGGCCTGTCTGTCAATGGAATGCAAGAAAGTTGCTGGGTATTTTATTCCCAAGGAAATTGTTTATGCGGATCTTTTTCAGTTGTAAAGAGGCAGAGAAATGGAACTGGCCCAGTTACACTCCTAGTGGTATGGATGGAGCAAAATTTTACACCTATCTTTTTATGGCAGAGGtgattaattttaacaatAGTTATTTCAACTTTGcttttgcataaaccaaagaGACACTTCCTAATCGGCTCATAGGGCTGCCTGTGGCCTATTTCCAGCAGTAGAGAGTGAGATCATGGGTTCTTGGTCTGTGGCTTCCAATTCTGCAGTATCTTCAAATGTTACAGCATTGAGCATGCCCCACATTTGTTCTGCACCAATTTATGAAACCAGTGTAGTGAGTGGAACGAAAAATTCCCTTACCCCTGATTAGAGAGCTCAGTGAAGACCTACCTAAAACCAGTTGCATGAAATAAGTATTCAAAAGATTTCGATAATGTGAACCcctacaaataataataataattatttttatcaataattatttaagtttttcatttcttatcaAGTTACTTTGGTTTAGCAGTGGTTCACCATAAGCAACCttttattctctttttttgaTTCCTATCACAGATTGCCTCAATTTGTAGTGTACTCCTTTGGTTTATCATAGTCATCCTTTCAGCTCGGAACTTTAAACAAGATCTTTTAAATATTAGACTTGAAGAGTATTATTTGAACGAAGAAAGATTGCACTACATGCAACAACAGCCTGTTCAAGATGACCCCAGATACGAAGTTCGGAGTGAGAGAGGATCCAGATACGAAGTTCGGAGTGAGAGAGGGTCAAGGTTCCTGTAAAATAACTTATTATTACACaactatattttttattaaaataatatttaaaaaggCATGACACACCATCTTTGCCTGAAGTGCTATTAACAAAATGTTGAAGTCAAAAtgcaatagaccatattcgtattctcagtattggactggaactagcttaaaatggaggctaatgcgggggaatatattaaaaattatttgcatttgaaaagatttccccgcataagcctccattgcaagctagtttcaatactgagaatacgaatatgttCTATTATTCAGTCTaaaatgaaacattaaaaaaaccaTATTGATCCTACTTTTTTGAGAGTAAGAGCAAGACATCATATCTCTAGTATCAACCAACTTAGAATTCAAGTTTACAAAAGCACAAACATAAAAAACCTAAAAAGCTGTAAAATGCACTTAAGTTATAACAGCAAGTTGATacattttgaactttttgGGTAGTCACCATATTAAAACTGCATATTAAAATAGCCTTTTCAATGCCTCTCTGCCTAagcttgaagaaaaaatttgagaaagaaatcTTCGTCTTATGTCAAAGAAATTATTGTGCAATCTTTtcatagttagtaactatgATCTTTTCAACCACTGCCGTCTGATGTCCTTGTTTCTTACACTTGTTAATCGGTACCATGACTATCCAATGACTGGACAAATGCTTCAAATTTCGAGAGGTCTttaaacttgattccacctGCCTCAGTTCTTGTCGCTTCACCCAAATTCATGAAAAGCCATCTTGTTCCtagtaaaataatattatccaCATGGTATGAGTGACTGTCACAAAGTGCTTTGAACTGATGTCAACTTTCTTCCATAACTTTCTGAGCAATATAATTTCCCTGAATGCTCTGGAGCAAGTTGACAGCTCTTGGTATATTTTCAGGAACAGTTGAAGCTCTGCATATACTATGTCCCAGGCcaaagttgttcaaaggttgggtGTTGCTATCCACTTTATAAATCACCATCCAGtggataatattatttttagtgCTATATTAAAACCGAAAAATAGGCTGTCCAGCACAGAATGATTTATCACTGTATATTGCTACCCACCTTGTGAACAACAGTACCTGTTGTCCTCATGTAGCCATCAGACGGACGATGATTCCGCtagagaataataattagcAGACCCTCCTTCCTCACTGAATAAGGCaataactgttttaaaaaGTGATTTACTTCCTACTTAATCTAGATCTCCAGGGCATTTAGTTGTAGTACTTTTTCTATatgaattaataatattagGCAAAACCACATCTGACTGCACTTCccacatgaaaatttggtatcaaagaagtTTATTGGGGTCAAATTACTGGAGGtctcttttccttctttggtTTGACAGATATTTCAGCCACATTTTCAATAGCCTGTGAATACAGTCGCCTCTCCTCGCTCACCGCCGCTTGGGCCGATCAGCGAGAGAGGCGCGGCTGTATTCGAAGGCTAAATTTTCAATCAAACGATGGCAATCAAGATACCAcataataggccatttctgaGTTCACTccagcctctatttcaaggTTCTTTACTACGTATATCAGTTTTCACCCATAcagaaattagaactaattaccttaacaaaaattttgcacttggGCTCATTTGACAGAGACACGGAGGGGAGCTTGAATATGGCCTATTATGAAAGTGACAGCAGTGAGATATGTTTACAGAGCAACCCATACTTAAAGTGTGTCAATCACCTTTTTTCATAGTGtccagattttgaaaatttgaatatcGTTGATGCTCAAAATCTGCTTTGCTTATAGCTTCCTAAGATTTTCATCAATATccatttatatttatattgcaTTGTAAAAATAGTACACTAATAAGTAGTTGATAATTTGGAACACATATCCGTCCAGCTCCGGCCCAAATGCTTTATCCTCTCAGTCCATGTGGCGCCTGATCTCTCATGGAATGGCTGGCAAATTGCGACAGCGCATCTTGGGTGAAGGTCATCTAAATCTAGCTCACGcggacgaaaaaaaaaaacaacaccaaGAAAAGAACAAGATGGCTTTAAAATACACAATTCTCTTttcctattttctttttttcttcttttctacgCGCgagataaaataaatttttcatcttctgCTTTTGATGCTTTCCCAACTTTTTCCTTCACGAGATCTCTTTCgactcctttaggggttagaTTGAGTCATTACAAGAGGATTTCTCGAAATGATCATACTCAGGAAGGTCATATCATGTTGCACGTTTGACGTTGTTCTGTAGCAGCATCGTGGTATagtgaaaaatgaataaatgacCTCACTTCTTCGATGTACTATGACATGTTGCACTTCTTCAATCGAACAGAGATTGTTTCAACTTTCTCAATACCGCATGCGCAGACGCGTCATCGTCGGCGGCGcgcttttcgagttttcgttCTTGTTGTTTACACGTGAGTTGTACAGAATATTGGTTAACATCTTCGTTTTTATGGCTCCAAAAATCAGCCTCATGATCTGTAACTGAGGAGATGCCACCgataaagaagaagaagagagcaaaaacaagaaacggTCAAGAGCAAGGTATGTTTATGCACTATCAACGTCAGCTGTTTTGAAATGTTCGTAGCTGACATGACATAATTTACCAAACAGTCCACGTTTAATACGTTATGTTCAccaacagtttttttcttcatttattgCGCAGAGGATACTGAGTCTTCTGAGTCAGGGAAACTAAGTGAAACTCACGAAGTTGCTCAGCATCTGTCGAGGACAAGATTGGTTAGTTACTAGTTAGCTAGTGCTGTTAAAGGTTTTATTTCGTGTAATCGTTGTACGCTTCGGACATTTTAATGAGGAAAAGTTTTAGAATACTGGTAATAATTCTTCGTCTAAGACGAAAaaaatcgaggaaagtttTCTATAGAAAGCTAGATTTGCCTTATCATTGAGAATATATACTTATAGATGTATGTTGGTGTATGTATgttagattaaaaaaaaaaatatttaactaTATTTCTACCACAATTGTATATCTGAAGAGTGTCATAAAACACAAAGCTCTACATCATGGTTCAACTTGTTCGCAATTGGCCTGTCCCTTGGCATTAAGGATTTCTTTATTGCCATCATCCAATAGCCctgaaaaaaactaaaaatattggcatctttattttttgttaaattattgttgattttttcggTGTTGAAAAGCCACTTGACTATAAATCTGTTTTCAACActggaaaaaatgaaacattccAAGTTGTATTGGATAAGCTGACAGGGCTATTTCTCATCCTGGGAATGTGGTTAAAGATTCCCACAAATTTGCTTCCCTGCTTGGGAAACAAGTGACAACCAGGTTGTGGTTTGGAGCTGTGCAGAGTACTGGACAACTTCCCATCTGTTCACCAAAGTTAAGGGTTTTCTTTAGGTGATACAGTTTCCCCCCTATTCAAAACTGACTCGTGGTTAGATGTGCAACCTTTGCAAAGTGTAGATATTGATTTAGAAGAATCAGGCTCATTTCCTTTCCTGcaagtaataattatcattatgataaaatggcaactttttccATGTAGGATAAAGAAAATACTTCTAGGAGGACAAAGCcttttgacaaaagaaaagcatttaGGCAAGTTAGAGATCCATATGATGCAGATTCTGAACCTGAACACATCGCTCCTCTTACGTCAATGCTGATCGATGAGAATATTCCTTTAGACAAGCAACCATTTAACTCTCGTCTGCCGTCAGTACACGCTGCCCACTCTACGCCTAGCTTTCCACCTGGTAGTAATGATCATGTCTCAGACTGTTTTGGATTTGATGATATGGCTGTCTCGTTACCTCTTTCTCCAGTCAGGGGAGAACCAGTGGTGTCCTCCCATCTTGTTTTACACTCTCCTGGATCAGCCTCTGTGACATCATCTCTTTCTTCAATATCACCTGGAAAGAGAAAAGCTGATCAGAGAGTATTTGATGTCCCTATTGAAAAACCtgtcaagaaaataaagaaaaggaaaccaaataaattgcCGGTGAGTATGTGATATCTTCTGTTATTGAGCACTTAAGTTTCACAAGTTAAGCAAGATTTAGTTGGAGTGATGCAACtctgaggaaaataatgtgaacAGCATGTATGCATAAGCATTAGAATATGATATTTAACATTGTCCACTGTTTAATTTTGGAGTGCAAGATAGTTTTTTAATGAAGATagggtgaaaaaaatatgtgtAAGCAAACAATGGACCTCAAGCTTGAAATGCCAGTAAGTGGActcaattattattcaactaGAGGATGCAAAAAGTTGGCTGACATTGTCAGTGTTTCGGCTTGAAATAAGATGGACCGTAATTCTCTTTTAGGATGTAAAAGAAGATGACGACTGGGTCGTAGAAATGAAGTCACaatttgaagaaatagaaatgCTGGACCTTGTGATTGACTAGCTATATATTTGCAATGTTCTTATTTATTGTTTACAATGACAAACAACTTAAATGATAGTAAGGGTTTTCTATGAAACATTACCTGATGTTAAATAGTCAGGTGGCACAAAGTGTTCTGAGGAAGATATTTCTATCCCTTCAAAGTAATATTAGAGATCGAGGGGCATGGTACCAGATCACAGTTTCTGATACAAGCTTTGTTTTGGAGAACTGCAAGTGTTCTCTAACACTATTTCAGTCCCTAATATTATACACTTTCAGTGCAGTAAATGTACTGTTTTCCATGTCTATAGTTCGCCTCTAAGGGCACTGAGTTCTAAATGATCATTTCTTACGAGCATTCACCTCAGATTTCAGATTTCACAATGAAAGTTTTCAGGGTAATCTATTTATAAAGGAGAAATGTCCCTCATAAGTAAAAAGAATGTACACAAAACTGGGCAAATCAAATGATAGTGGTAACTTCGGAAGCTTGTAAAGATTTTAGAAAATTGTGCCAGTGATAATTGGTCACCTAAATTGAGTGAGAAAGGAGTTGTTGATATCTCTGATTTTTCATATTATAAAGGTATTATCAAAATAAGAGGATATGGAGAATTTTTAATACATCATTATTTTCTGATTCTTTGATATTCTAATTCCACATTGTATTGGAGCCTTCAGTGCTTTGCCTATATCATGTGCCTATAAGTAATTTACATAACAATGATTTGAAGACAAAAACTTTTGtatcagtattattgtttgtttgttttttaccaaaaAGAAGTTGTCTTGTCACGTGCATACTGTTAGAGTTGCCATACACACATGTTCATTCAATAATAACCAAGTTCTTTAAAAGATATTCTCATTTGAAGGCttcaaaagctttaaaaaCTTAACAAGACGTGTACAACATTGTAAGGCCTTGTTTTGCGTCtagtttgagaaaaaaaacgtaaAACGGAGTTGACTCGGGCTGACTATCGCGGATTGTTCAAACTGAACGGATTAACCGATGGGAATTAGTCATCTCGCCACCAAAAATTTCGCCAACAGTCAATTCGCGGCCAAGAGTTGTTAGTTCTTGCGAACGTTGAAGGGATTTACAAAATTGTGTTGGAAAATGACCATAAATCAATCCTATTTCATTTCAGCTCAGTCTTTCGCCTATTGGCATAAGTAATCGAGAAAGGTACAAAAAAAGTCATGTTGAAATACTTGAAATTCACGAATTTCCGATAAGAGGCctgccatttttctttttacgaCAAAAGCAAAGGTAAAGTTTTGTCTCCTGTCCTGATTTGCTAGAAGAGTTATTTATGCTCTTAGAACCGGACTTCAAGCTTTGTAACATGATCGTTTTGCCGCGCGTAAGATAGAGACACTGTTTGGCGCCGAATTCAAAACTTTGGATTCAATTATATACCTCAAAATGAATGTTTTACTACCTTAAACCTACATATTTATAATCAGAAAGTTAAAGTCCGATGAATTAGATCAAGATAGAGAGTGTTTGCTTTATAGGCACTTTAAGCGAACCAAGTTGGTCCTTACCTACGACAATGTCtgtagagcggttttcaagtgactgtcgaACGCAATACCGAAGTAAttattccgaccaatcacaacaggagcaaacaacgccatgaaccaatcagaattcctagcaattacttGTACCACAATGCCTTTAGGGCGGTTTTCAAGTCACTGTCGAACAACTAATACCAAAGTacttactccgaccaatcagaacaggAGCAAAGACAGCGCCATGAAACAGTCAGAATTCTTAGCAGTTAGTTGTAACTTGCTCGAAGTGCGGGAAAAATGGCGCATACAAGGTGTGACTGGTTTTCgttttacttctcattggttcaAAAACTGGCACGAAATTTTGAGGGTGGCAATGGCGGGTTGTGTAATTACTTTCaacagtcgtttgaaaactgctctggCTAAACGTCAATATATCAgctctttttctattttttttcatgttgacGTGTATTATGGTACACTTTGATAACACTTAAAGTAGATCCCTAAGAGTGGCAAATTCGCGTCCGcttcttttaaaagaaagttgTTGCAAAGTATGTAACTGgaatttccttgattttgctTCTTGGTAAGCTACCAAAAGATCAGCTAGTCAAAATGAGTCCGTCCATTTCAGCTTTTGAACCTGGAAGTCCCAAAAACTCTTAGTGACTTCCGAGATGCTTGTCTTCAGTTGACTGTTTTGAAAGCTAATATTGGTAAGGCCATCTTCTCTGTGGCCTGAAAGTTTCGAAGAAAATTCTTTCGAACCATGTGAGGTTGCTTCGCAACCAAGAGTAAATTTAAATGCATTTGATTTGGTCGATCAAGATTTGGCACACGTACGTGACCAATTATgcacaaaagtgaaaaaagtaCGGAAATATGTGAAAATTCTTCATAGTTCGACAAAATAATGACATAAGAGGGAGCTCTACTTTTAGGGCAAAAGGtaagatgaaattttctttaagCTCTTTTCATGTCTATTAACTAGACATATCGagtaacttctcaaaagaggGAGACAAGTTGACCAACCTAAATTCTCATGCTTTTGTGACACGCAGTTGTTATTATATATTTCGCTTTTGGCTTTTCCCCAGAATTTACAACAAGGTCATTTTACGCCTCGGATTTGCTGCTAAAAggttgaaaaccgctctaaaatGTACACTTAAAACGCGCTTGATTATAGTAGGGTCATCGCTTTGCTTGTTAAATTCCTTCATTTGTTTGCGTTTATTGCTGACGTCACCGTCATGCATTTTAAAGACGTATTCTTCTTAGAGTGAGGAGAAGAGTGCTGCAAGGTCCATTTCCAGAAGATAGGTGACTTAATCGCTGAAGATGAGCACCAAAGTATGAAAGTTATTGATGCATTCAAGAAgggttttttgtttatttctccTGCGCCGGTGGACCGATCTGTGCTAGGAGAAACTGACTGTACCGATATCCCACTTGTCAACCTGCGAGCAGGTGGCCCATAGAAACGCACAGGTAAGTTAGCCTTAGGATAAATTGCGCACGAGCGACAACTTTGCATGCGAGTACTTTACAAcactgttcttttgtttatcgAATTTCGCATTTAGTTTCTCTtgtaaccttttttttctgagtgtttttttctttatcgaTATGGCAGCTATAGAACAAGGATTTCGTTAGAAGCACTAGCAAAAAATCCTGAATGGCTCAAGAATTTCGGTAAGTAAAGTATATTTAAATTTACAACCTATTATACTTGCAAGATGGGCATCATAGCATGAGCGATTGCTGTCATAATTGACATGattatagttatttttttattgttattattgttacgcaagaaataatgaaaaagaGAATGGACGAAATAGAAAGCTCACGGAATAGGGGGTCAAGACGTTACGACGGCTGTCGCAACGAAAGCGTTACGt
Proteins encoded in this window:
- the LOC141890692 gene encoding transmembrane protein 179B-like produces the protein MDRGQIYENFLYAAALAAGCCTLVPLKLNESGFHGRCLLFGDLELLTKTVVPGNRTYCLFVFCSSLVNAVLATLLGFLKSCCIIKTKGMRVVYFQFVTSIVAALAWINSLVCAVFIVIGLTEWCNSIKNNGNVESCKEAEKWNWPSYTPSGMDGAKFYTYLFMAEIASICSVLLWFIIVILSARNFKQDLLNIRLEEYYLNEERLHYMQQQPVQDDPRYEVRSERGSRYEVRSERGSRFL
- the LOC141890693 gene encoding uncharacterized protein LOC141890693 yields the protein MPPIKKKKRAKTRNGQEQEDTESSESGKLSETHEVAQHLSRTRLDKENTSRRTKPFDKRKAFRQVRDPYDADSEPEHIAPLTSMLIDENIPLDKQPFNSRLPSVHAAHSTPSFPPGSNDHVSDCFGFDDMAVSLPLSPVRGEPVVSSHLVLHSPGSASVTSSLSSISPGKRKADQRVFDVPIEKPVKKIKKRKPNKLPDVKEDDDWVVEMKSQFEEIEMLDLVID